A window of Campylobacter lari subsp. lari contains these coding sequences:
- the bamA gene encoding outer membrane protein assembly factor BamA: MKKWFVFFALSSSLCAATIKDIKFEGLSQLSKESAIAISKLKIGQKIDPASIDTAIKNLFDRNYFKDIVVEEKNGVLIFKVVEKPSIGKIDIQGIASNDRKQIESLVGLKPGILYDENSAKEAAEKIKLFYQAKGFYDTVVEIKDEKLSNSSSLKLTFVVNRGENIIIEKVHLSGAKNLSYSDIEPAVANKQREALGWMWGFNDGKLKIFDLANDSSRISDVYLKEGYLDVSVSPAFLNTYTDTYQADLTYFINEGEVYKVKGIKIFNPIFSDEENEALANDLKLSVGKIVNIEKLREDIKTIETKTADLGYAFVQVIPDIQKDKENHEAMIIFKVIPNEKVYIRDVIISGNTKTVDRVVRRELYLTEGNLYNRTDLIDSRNALRRTAYFENVDIKEQRVDDTHIDLIVEVKEASTGAISGGIGYGTSDGILLSASLSDANILGSGMKGSVSIDKGDDTLSGRVSLRNPRVNDSDYSLGGTLYSDRLEWDSYDERNYGFDISVGKTLGRYTSIDLTYNLEQSDIYHLSDRLIAQGYKLGKTYKSSITPSIVFNNTDDYYLPRSGFIASTSLEYAGLGGDQEFISSTTKFNYYQGLEEFIGWDLIYRYKASFYKVWDQGYLPINEKLYLGGIGTIRGFDRRSVSPKNDWGDETGGTVAFANSVELSFPIFDRIKLRGSVFFDYGAIGESSLSQIQRWSTGVGFEWLTPLGALNLVFAKPFNTNSKDDLSKFEFMLGARF; this comes from the coding sequence ATGAAAAAATGGTTTGTTTTCTTTGCACTCTCAAGTTCTTTATGTGCAGCTACGATTAAAGATATAAAATTTGAAGGCTTATCGCAACTTTCTAAAGAAAGTGCTATTGCGATTTCTAAATTAAAAATAGGACAAAAAATTGATCCTGCTAGTATAGATACAGCGATTAAAAATCTTTTTGATAGAAATTATTTTAAAGACATAGTAGTAGAAGAAAAAAATGGAGTGCTAATTTTTAAAGTAGTAGAAAAACCTTCCATTGGAAAAATAGATATTCAAGGTATAGCAAGTAATGATAGAAAACAAATAGAAAGCCTTGTTGGCTTAAAACCTGGAATTTTATATGATGAAAATTCAGCTAAAGAAGCTGCTGAAAAAATCAAGCTTTTTTATCAAGCCAAAGGTTTTTATGATACTGTTGTAGAAATCAAAGATGAAAAATTAAGCAATTCAAGTTCATTAAAACTTACCTTTGTTGTAAATCGTGGGGAAAATATCATCATAGAAAAAGTGCATTTAAGTGGTGCAAAAAATTTAAGTTATTCAGATATTGAGCCTGCGGTGGCAAATAAACAAAGAGAAGCCCTAGGCTGGATGTGGGGTTTTAATGATGGTAAGCTTAAAATCTTTGATTTAGCAAATGATAGCTCAAGAATTTCAGATGTATATTTAAAAGAAGGTTATCTTGATGTAAGCGTATCTCCTGCTTTTTTAAATACTTACACAGATACTTATCAAGCTGATTTGACTTATTTTATCAATGAAGGCGAAGTTTATAAGGTCAAAGGAATTAAAATTTTTAATCCAATTTTTAGTGATGAAGAAAATGAAGCTTTGGCAAATGATTTAAAATTGAGTGTTGGAAAAATAGTCAATATAGAAAAACTAAGAGAAGATATAAAGACTATAGAAACTAAAACAGCTGATTTGGGCTATGCTTTTGTACAAGTTATACCTGATATACAAAAAGATAAAGAAAATCATGAAGCTATGATTATTTTTAAAGTCATACCTAATGAAAAAGTATATATAAGAGATGTCATCATCTCAGGTAATACCAAAACAGTTGATAGAGTTGTTCGTAGAGAGCTTTATTTAACTGAAGGCAATCTTTATAATAGAACTGATTTAATAGACTCAAGAAATGCTCTAAGAAGAACTGCATATTTTGAAAATGTAGATATTAAAGAACAAAGAGTAGATGATACGCATATTGATTTGATAGTAGAAGTCAAGGAAGCTTCAACTGGAGCCATTTCAGGTGGTATTGGTTATGGAACTAGTGATGGAATTTTACTTAGCGCTTCATTATCTGATGCAAATATCTTAGGTTCTGGTATGAAAGGAAGTGTGAGTATAGACAAAGGCGATGATACACTTTCTGGTAGAGTATCTTTAAGAAATCCTAGAGTAAATGATAGTGATTATTCTCTTGGAGGAACATTATATTCAGATCGTTTAGAATGGGATAGCTATGATGAGAGAAACTATGGTTTTGATATAAGCGTAGGAAAAACACTAGGTAGATATACTAGCATAGATTTAACCTATAATCTTGAGCAAAGCGATATTTATCATTTGAGTGATCGCTTAATCGCTCAAGGATATAAGCTTGGAAAAACCTATAAAAGTTCTATTACCCCTTCGATAGTGTTTAATAACACAGATGATTATTATCTACCAAGATCAGGTTTTATCGCCTCAACTTCGCTTGAATATGCAGGTTTAGGAGGAGATCAAGAATTTATAAGCTCTACTACTAAATTTAATTATTATCAAGGCTTAGAAGAATTTATAGGTTGGGATTTGATTTATCGTTACAAAGCAAGTTTTTATAAGGTATGGGATCAAGGTTATTTACCTATCAATGAAAAATTATATCTTGGTGGTATAGGAACTATTAGAGGTTTTGATAGAAGAAGCGTTAGCCCTAAAAACGATTGGGGTGATGAGACAGGTGGTACAGTGGCTTTTGCAAATTCTGTAGAACTTAGCTTTCCAATCTTTGATAGAATCAAACTTAGAGGTAGTGTGTTTTTTGACTATGGTGCTATAGGAGAGAGTTCTTTAAGTCAAATTCAAAGATGGAGTACAGGTGTTGGTTTTGAGTGGCTAACCCCGCTAGGTGCTTTAAATTTGGTTTTTGCTAAACCATTTAATACTAATTCAAAAGATGATTTGAGTAAATTTGAGTTTATG